A region of the Pempheris klunzingeri isolate RE-2024b chromosome 6, fPemKlu1.hap1, whole genome shotgun sequence genome:
GTGATGAATGAATGGCAAGTGTAAAGTGCTagtgcattttgttttcacatcagAGTTGGTACATCAAGCAAACGTGTAACGGTCCTGCATTTCGACCGTGAATTTTAAAAGcatcagtgtaaaaacaaaaatgcatggatttaaaaaaaaatgtccaataCATTATTGTTCAATAAATGAAAAGTTCATGCATCTCGTCCATTGAGTAATCTTCACTGATCTCCCACATTATAAAATAACCTGGGCTCTTACAATGGTGGTGGCGTCGCAACAATGGTGCTTAACCACCCCCAATCGGCCCCACGGGACGACTGCCCCACTGCCCATACCAACCATTTTCTAAACAGGTTAGACTAAAACTTCCTTGATAACCGTCCTTGGAGGCATAACAGGCCTGTTGGTTCATTTGTGTAtctcaggggtgtccaaactactactacaactgcggcccgtgctccaattttcattggcccgcaggaaattctaaaaatgtattggaacacggcccacacatggaacctgcactggactgtattgtacttcttagtctcaccactaggtggagttaactgtcttgaacgaggcagcttctctataaaatgagtaatagaagaagaaatgtgacccaaaatggcagaattaaggaaacgtaagagagcaagtgagtgtagaaagtttcagacgcggtgtgtgatgagagcacagctaataactaatgaagatcacttttgtattacggaggagctgcttgatgttgaTGTTAAGACCTTCTTTccttctactgctgccttgatcagttagttagttggtgttattgtgtgttacacaaattgttaatttgtttttgtatacACTGAGTTTGAACTGGATCTGATCAACTTCCTAGAGAGAGTATGACCCCTGTAAATCCAAAAATATACACTAAAAATCCCAAATGGGTGACATCCTGTTGAGTTTAGGTCATTGCAGTAGGAAACTTTTTCGTGGGTGTGGAAAAGATACAGTTATCTACCAAATTTGATACATGTAGGTGAAATGTAATGTTAGGCCTCCAGTTTAGGGGATGGGGCAGGCACTATTGAATTATTTTGCCAAACCCATTTCCAAGATGCTTAAAACATGTACGTTTTCACCACGAATGATGCATGAGCAAATTTTCACCCATTTTCTTTTAGGCTCTCAAAAATGTGGCTTATTTTAGGGTCCTAATAGGGTCCTAATACCCCTTGGTGCTAATAAACATGGACCCAAATACCACATATTTTCATTCTGGATCACCACTGACAAAATCAAGAGATTCTTTTGGGGTCTTTTCATCTGCCTTATAGGAACCTTGCACTGACTGACAAAATGTATGCATGCTTGTGCTCAGCTTCAGTCACTAACATTGAAAACTGCAAACACGGCCAGAACTCCACAGCTATGGACCTACATTTTAGCATCCACATTAAGACAATTACAAAATGAGCcctctattgttttaagactACATAAAGAATTAAAGGACTAAAATCTCAGCAAgacttaaaatgtcttaaaaaatgtttattcttaTCAATGAGACCAGGAGGAGATAACACTCAAGTGTTTAATCAGCTTCTATCCACAGGCCATCAGactcttaaataaatacatataacctGGAGTTGTGAAccacactgtacattacctctGCAACCCATAAATACTtgaatatttttgcacattatatttgcactatccttttaaattattcttctatACATTGcccttttttatgtttataattgtttttgtctatgtggagggaaacgagcaaagtaagaatttcattgctcagtgttaccactgtgttcttactgtgcacatgacaaacatcttgaatcttgaattacttttatttattgcttttttatttgacagGAGCTTCAAAGTTTTCTAACGGAATAATCTAGAAATGCATTTGGCATCAGGGATCTGTTGGGATCTAAAAAGTTGGACAAGATGCTATTATCTTAAAATCTGTACTTTAAACGCCTTCAtgtaaaatcagaaataaacacagaaaaaaaacccacaatgtgCCAACTGTTTGTTGTTGAGTTTGTTGTTCTGTGCTTCCTTACCTGTACATTGTGGCTGCCCGCGCCAACCGCTTTCCAAACAGGTAAGTGTAAAACTTCCTTGATAACCTTCCTTGCAGACATAATTGACATGTTCGTAGTATTTGTATATTTCCTTGTTATTTGTGGTAATATCTGCATCAGGGTAATCACGTCTGGCACATGttatttctgaaaaaaacaaaacaacagaatgCAGTTATACAAGGCTGTCCAGTTGAATGTGTTTAACTTTCGGCACTATAAAAAATTGCTTCTGCATAATTCTACAATTATTTCACTGGTGCATATGTAATTATCGTACAGCAGATTAGTGTAAAACAGATTAACCCCAACTGGACCAAAACCTCCTTCCTCACATTCACAAATATGGATACAAAATGAGCAGTCATGTCATAAACAGGAGGTACCTGTACAAAGTGGCTTTGGTGACCACTCATCTCTGGTGCATGTTGCCACGGTGGCACGATCCGTCTTCTTGTATCCCTGATTACAGCTATAACTTACAGTGCGGCCTAATGTCAATTGTTCGTTCCAATAGACTGACCAGCGATACACATTTGGCTGTCTTTGATTGCTGCACATTACCTCTAGAATTAGAGACAGACTTGTGtttcatgaacatgaacattgAACACattaataatcatcatcatggGTTAGTGAATCATACAAACACAGTAAAGAACAACAATCTCATAATTTGTGTCTGGCACTAGAGCCCATGTGGTTTTATACCTTGGCATATTGGTCTGACAGTCCACTCTCCATCGTCTTTGCATGTCGTTACTGCCGAGGTGTTCCGGCGGTTAGAAATCCAGAACTTCTCTCCACAAATGACTCTTAAAGTTTCACCGGGTGAAAACAGATTTCTGAAACCAGGTTCATACCTGGTGCCCTCCAATGGCGGCAGTGTCAGTCTACATtttatttctgcatttgttGGGAAATTAAGCACATTATCTCTCAGTTTGTTGTAACAAGGCCGGCTGTACAGTAGAACCAAGACATCCATCCATGCAGCACCAGCATTCACTCTTCAGTGCGATATAACCAATAAACTGGACTTTTCTGTTTATACTTACCttcacacacaggtgtgtgaaGGTAAGTACTCTGCTCTTGTTCCGAGTTTTGTGCATTTTGATGGTCTGTCTTCAGCGCGTCTATACTTACGATTGCACCCAAAATGCAGGACTTCATGTTCATTGTACTCTTGAGTATCTCCAAGCACATAACCATTTTCAATTTCAGGTATGTCACATTTTGTTGCTGTTCAAGAATAGACAAAAGCCAGTCATTAACGTGTTTGGAGAATAAAATTATGAACTAATTTTAAGACCTTCTTTccttctactgctgcctcgatcagttagttagttggtgttattgtgtgttacacaaattgttaatttgtttttgtatacACTGAGTTTGAACTGGATCTGATCAACTTCCTAGAGAGAGTATGACCCCTGTAAATCCAAAAATATACACTAAAAATCCCAAATGGGTGACATCCTGTTGAGTTTAGGTCATTGCAGTAGGAAACTTTTTCGTGGGTGTGGAAAAGATACAGTTATCTACCAAATTTGATACATGTAGGTGAAATGTAATGTTAGGCCTCCAGTTTAGGGGATGGGGCAGGCACTATTGAATTATTTTGCCAAACCCATTTCCAAGATGCTTAAAACATGTACGTTTTCACCACGAATGATGCATGAGCAAATTTTCACCCATTTTCTTTTAGGCTCTCAAAAATGTGACTTATTTTAGGGTCCTAATAGGGTCCTAATACCCCTTGGTGCTAATAAACATGGACCCAAATACCACATATTTTCATTCTGGATCACCACTGACAAAATCAAGAGATTCTTTTGGGGTCTTTTCATCTGCCTTACAGGAACCTTGCACTGACTGACAAAATGTATGCATGCTTGTGCTCAGCTTCAGTCACTAACATTGAAAACTGCAAACACGGCCAGAACTCCACAGCTATGGACCTACATTTTAGCATCCACATTAAGACAATTACAAAATGAGCcctctattgttttaagactACATAAAGAATTAAAGGACTAAAATCTCAGCAAgacttaaaatgtcttaaaaaatgtttattcttaTCAATGAGACCAGGAGGAGATAACACTCAAGTGTTTAATCAGCTTCTATCCACAGGCCATCAGattcttaaataaatacatataacctGGAGTTGTGAAccacactgtacattacctctGCAACCCATAAATACTtgaatatttttgcacattatatttgcactatccttttaaattattcttctatACATTGcccttttttgtgtttataattgtttttgtctatgtggagggaaacgagcaaagtaagaatttcattgctcagtgttaccactgtgttcttactgtgcacatgacaaacatcttgaatcttgaattacttttatttattgcttttttatttgacagGAGCTTCACTGTTTTCTAACGGAATAATCTAGAAATGCATTTGGCATCGGGGATCTGTTGGGATCTAAAAAGTTGGACAAGATGCTATTATCTTAAAATCTGTACTTTAAACGCCTTCAtgtaaaatcagaaataaacacagaaaaaaaacccacaatgtgCCAACTGTTTGTTGTTGAGTTTGTTGTTCTGTGCTTCCTTACCTGTACATTGTGGCTGCCCGCGCCAACCGCTTTCCACACAGGTAAGTGTAAAACTTCCTTGATAACCTTCCTTGCAGACATAATTGACATGTTCGTAGTATTTGTATATTTCCTTGTTATTTGTGGTAATATCTGCATCAGGGTAATCACGTCTGGCACATGTTAtttctgaaagaaaacaaaatgcagttATACAAGGCTGTCCAGTTGAATGTGATTAACTTTCGGCACTATAAAAAATTGCTTCTGCATAATTCTACAATTATTTGACTGGTGCATATGTAATTATCGTACAGCAGATTAGTGTAAAACAGATTAACCCCAACTGGACCAAAACCTCCTTCCTCACATTCACAAATATGGATACAAAATGAGCAGTCATGTCATAAACAGGAGGTACCTGTACAAAGTGGCTTTGGTGACCACTCATCTCTGGTGCATGTTGCCACGGTGGCACGATCCGTCTTCTTGTATCCCTGATTACAGCTATAACTTACAGTGCGGCCTAATGTCAATTGTTCGTTCCAATGGACTGACCAGCGATACACATTTGGCTGTCTTCGATTGCTGCACATTACCTCTAGAATTAGAGACAGACTTGTGtttcatgaacatgaacattgAACACattaataatcatcatcatggGTTAGTGAATCATACAAACACAGTAAAGAACAACAATCTCATAATTTGTGTCTGGCACTAGAGCCCATGTGGTTTTATACCTTGGCATAATGGTCTGACAGTCCACTCTCCATCGTCTTTGCATGTCGTTACTGCCGAGGTGTTCCGGCGGTTAGAAATCCAGAACCTCTCTCCACAAATGACTCTTAAAGTTTCACCGGGTGAAAACAGATTTCTGAAACCAGGTTCATACCTGGTGCCCTCCAATGGCGGCAGTGTCAGTCTACATtttatttctgcatttgttGGGAAATTAAGCACATTATCTCTCAGTTTGTTGTAACAAGGCCGGCTGTACAGTAGAACCAAGACATCCATCCATGCAGCACCAGCATTCACTCTTCAGTGCGATATAACCAATAAACTGGACTTTTCTGTTTATACTTACCttcacacacaggtgtgtgaaGGTAAGTACTCTGCTCTTGTTCCGAGTTTTGTGCATTTTGAAGGTCTGTCTTCAGCGCGTTTATACTTACGATTGCACCCAAAATCCAGGACTTCGTGTTCATTGTACTCTTGAGTATCTCCAAGCACATAACCATTTTCAATTTCAGGTATGTCACATTTTGTTGCTGTTCAAGAATAGACAAAAGCCAGTCATTAACGTGTTTGGAGAATAAAATTATGAACTAATTTTAAGacattctttctttctactgctgcctcgatcatgTTACACAAattgttaatttgtttttgtatacACTGAGTTTGAACTGGATCTGATCAACTTCCTAGAGAGAGTATGAGTATTTTAATATACACTAAAAATCCCAAATGGGTGACATCCTGTTGAGTTTAGGTCATTGCAGTAGGAAACTTTTTCGTGGGTGTGGACAAGATACAGTTATCTACCAAATTTGATACATGTAGGTGAAATGTAATGTTAGGCCTCCAGTTTAGGGGATGGGGCAGGCACTATTGAGTCATTTTGCCAAACCCATTTCCAAGATGCTTAAAACATGTACGTTTTCACCACGAATGATGCATGAGCAAATTTTCACCCATTTTCTTTTAGGCCCTCAAAAATGTGACTTATTTTAGGGTCCTAATAGGGTCCTAATACCCCTTGGTGCTAATAAACATGGACCCAAATACCACATATTTTCATTCTGGATCACCACTGACAAAATCAAGAGATTCTTTTGGGGTCTTTTCATCTGCCTTATAGGAACCTTGCATTAACTGACaaaatgtgtgcatgcttgttgttttttaacTTCAGTAAAACAATAGAGAACATGGACCTGAAATCAAACATTCTTACTTGTTTGTTGTAAAGATTCATCCAGGTTCagccacaggaaaaaaagaaagtagaaaAGTCTCATTGTGAAGATCCAGGAGTTGCTGTGTTTTGGATTCTTGGATCCCTTTGTAGCTGTTATTAATGTTTTCCCATTTAGTGTATCGAAGACTTTCTGTAAAAGGCTTATACACACACTTGTGCGATCGAGTTATGCAGAAAGAGGTGCATATCTCTGGGACATGGGCATCTCTCCCAAAAtcctcccccctccacacacacacacacacacacacacacacacacacacacacacacacacacacacacacagtatttctcTGGAAATACTTAATAATTACAGATTTGTATGAAAAGCATGTACACAACAAATGTACACAATTAATTTGGaatcacacacaaagacacacaaagtcaCCACGAGTGACTatggaaaatagaaatatttgaaAGTTTGTGTTGTTTAGCTTGGAgcttaaatgtaaaatatgttgACATTTTCTCGTATAATATGAAGAGACCGAAAggctgagaaaatgtgttttgttcaaATTTCCACAGTTGACGACATTTGTCACGGCTGGCTCCTAGGCCACAACAAAGGAGGAGGTGCAAGAGAAGCTTTACTGTCAATAAAGGCCATTTTATTATAACAACAATGAACATGGGTGGCTGGATGTGAAGAGAGAGCTCTGGTTCCACAGGCCGGCCTATATATCCTGGTGCACTGGCCAGGTGTGCCAGGTTAGGTGATTACATGCTCCACCCAGCCAGGAACCTGCAACaaacagcaagagagagagagacgaccaAGGCTCTAGGGCCGTAACACACCAAACACTCACATGAGCAATTCTACTGTAGAGTAATCTAGACACTCACTAATGAACAATTGGAGGCCCACATCAAACTTCACATTATCCCATTTTTAAGTAAACTCATTGAAAAAACACTCGGACTGCTCTTATTAACAAGTTGAATTGACATTCACTTGACGGTTGATGAGTTTCAGTCCTGCTATTATTGGATCTTAGTGCTACATTTGACAATTTATTCCACTTTTAAAGACAAAGACTATTTTGTGTTGCTAAGTATTGTTGGGATTTGGTCCCTCGtggcaccaataaatgtaggggttaaacaaagataaaataaagGTAATTGTCAAAACAGAGTAATTGAAAGTCAGTGCTCAGCTTCAGTCACTAACATTGACAACTGCAAACACGGCCAGAACTCCACAGCTATGGACCTACATTTTAGCATCCACATTAAGACAATTACAAAATGAGCcctctattgttttaagactACATAAAGAATTAAAGGACTAAAATCTCAGCAagatttaaaatgtcttaaaaaatgtttattctcCTCAATGAGACCAGGAGGAGATAACACTCAAGTGTTTAATCAGTCTTGTTCTGTTTTAGTCTGCTATTTCACTCTATTTCAATCCTTGCAAAtccaatttaatattttttattgccctgttttcttttacatcCTGTCTTAATGCCTTTAAAGCTCTTTGAATTGCCTCATTGTTGAAAAATGCCATACACCTCGAACCCTGAGCAGTTTTGGCTGATGCTGTACCTGAGTCCAAAACAATTCCCCTGCCTGACTCAGAGTTTTAACAGATAAAAATGTATGATGCACaatgttttatgtctttcttaATAAATGGCACACAACACAATTGTATCTTTATTTGCCAAAAGATAATTCTGGAACATCACTCACAAGTTTGTGAGTCACAGTGGGTTCATAGTCTGGTGTAAAAGAATAGATGTTTATCGTCTGCATATATATGGCAACTGATGTTGTTTTGAAAGGTCTGACTTAACAACAGCATGTACAGACTGTTGTGGTAGTCCACAGGTCATGCCAAGCTACTTGGAAGCAAAGTTGCCACTGGATATAAAATGCTATCTGTCTTGAACCAGGACAGAACAGAACCTGAGACCCGACTCCAGTTCTCCAACGTAACATAAGATCTGTTTCAGTACAATGATTGAGGTGAAATTCTAACTGAAATTTCTAAAAATTTAAAAGTTATTTGGATTGATAAATTCATTTACTTGTTGGTGAACAATTTTCTCAATTATTTTCCCAATGAAGGGTAAATTTAAGTATCTATCTAGGACTTCTGATATGCAGTACGGAAACTTAATCACTTAGTACTAATACATAATGAAATTTTGTTATGgattatttgcattatttgctTATACAGTCTGATCCACAAggggaagaagaaaacagtttatttaCTGTAGGTTTGATTCAGATTGTTTCAGACAACAACCCTGAACTGGGAACAGATAATTGATCTTGAACAGCACTTGTTTAACTCTTTCATCTGGTTAATCATTTACATGTTTGTCCAGCTAGCTAATGTCACTTCCAGTCAACCAAAGCTTTTACTGGCAAGAGGGCAGGGTCATCacacaaacatcaaaacatccaCACAGATCTTCCTTTGGTACACCTAACCTCAAGTTCATTGCTATGAACTGAATGTGATCTTTCTATGGTTGCTAAATTctggagaaaatgaacaaattgtGTTAAAGGCAAGATGAATTTTAATGGTCGACCACTGGTCTATATGCAGCAAACTGCATTCAGACCAGTGGTAGATGAGGTACTTAGATCcctactgaagtaaaagtaccaatacaatgtaaaaacgaaaaaaaaacaccattgcAAGCTTTTATAACAAAATATTCTTAAAGCATCAAACCTAGAAGTGCTTATGCTGCAGGAGTTTAGAGTGCTTATAGattgcattaatgtgtaagtGGTATTTTACTGTTGCAGTTGGCTTACGTGGAGCTAATTTAAAGAACTT
Encoded here:
- the LOC139202732 gene encoding complement factor H-related protein 2-like, whose translation is MRLFYFLFFLWLNLDESLQQTSKNQQNVTYLKLKMVMCLEILKSTMNTKSWILGAIVSINALKTDLQNAQNSEQEQSTYLHTPVCEEIKCRLTLPPLEGTRYEPGFRNLFSPGETLRVICGERFWISNRRNTSAVTTCKDDGEWTVRPLCQEVMCSNRRQPNVYRWSVHWNEQLTLGRTVSYSCNQGYKKTDRATVATCTRDEWSPKPLCTEITCARRDYPDADITTNNKEIYKYYEHVNYVCKEGYQGSFTLTCVESGWRGQPQCTVSFSFLVGCETPPLLADGDIKYTIKDHYSHNEIVEYVCQKYYTMEGNPNKTCINGEWTGHMRCLKPCIVNEDTIRQQNITLKSSLDNKYFAHDEMIEFGCTRGIPVGAVAMRQRCNGGVLLLPTCQ